The following is a genomic window from Babesia bovis T2Bo chromosome 4 map unlocalized Chr4_1, whole genome shotgun sequence.
GTGCCCAACCGCAAAAATCAATCAACAACGTGGAAGAAGGTTTCTTACGTCAAAAAACGTTGACCCTTTAGTAAGTAAATTGACTTCAAACCATAATCTATAGGCTGATATATGCAGCGCAGTGTCAGCAGAAGatggatatacatatatagcGAAAAGGTTGCCTTTCGACGAATATGATAATGTATCGTTCAATCCAAATTACATTTCTCCAGGTACCGATTTTATGAAAATTGTCGATAGCGAAATTTCAAACTGGCTAGCATTAAAAACAGAAGAAGGCTTCTTTGGAAAATGCATGGTGACGTATAATGGCGTTACAGTGCCTGGAGAAGGAGAACATAAGATATTCCAGTGTATACGGAAAATGAATAAGGTATGTAAAAGATCCAGAAAGGATGTCCACCTAGTTTATGGCTTGGATGCTGACCTCATGATGCTTTCTATGGCAGTGAAAATGCCAAATATCAAAGTACTCAGAGAAGAACGGAACTACGCACCACATGTAGTCTCAAAAAAGAAAGGTGAACCGTACTTCTCAACCGATACAGGTATAGTACACCTACATAAATGGGACTTTATTGACCTCAAAAAAACACATTTCGAAGTTGCTTCGTTGCATTCGCTCAGGAAACGTATGTATGAAAGATGCTGGGGGTATATCATGAGGAAATACGGACCATCTAGTTCCTCATTCCTCAACAGACCTGAAGCGCCATATCGCATTACTGATGATTTTGTGCTATTGTCTTTCCTAGCAGGTTCGTGGTATAATCACAAATCTCATTCACCCGCTAGGTAACGATTTCTTGCCAAGATTGCCTACAGTAGACCTTGCAAATGACAGCTTCAAACAGATGCTGGTCACCTACTATGGACTCATGCACAAGTGGCAAGGATTCTTGACCGACGGATCTAAAATACATGTACCAAGGCTGCAAACGTTATTCAAGTCCTTGGCAAAGCACGAAATGGAGTGGTTCAAAGAGAAGGGGATAATCGAAGGAGTTCCCGAATATAGCGACCGAAAACTATACGCTGATTACTACCATGAAAACAAATGTCAAGTAGATTCAAAAGCAAACGTAAAGAAAATGTGTATAGACTATATTAAGGTACGTCACTTTGAATGTAGTTGTTATCTATGGACAGGGACTTTTCTGGATACTTATCTACTACCACCATGACTGCCCAAGCTGGGATTGGTAGGTCGAAAAGATCGCATCTTACACACCTACAGGAGTTACCGATACCACTATGCCCCGTTGGTGTCCGATCTCGCAGAAGTACCTAACATAGAGGTTACATTTAATAAAGGAGGGCCTATAACACCATTGGAGCATCTTCTGGCAGTATCCCCGCCAAATAACACTGAACTCCTCCCTCCATCATACAGGTAATACAGACAAATGGCGCAAAATGTCGATATAGGAAACTATCTGCGTCGACAGGAGAGTTGCGACAGTACTTCCCTACGGAATTTGAAATAAATGAAGATGGCAGAATTCACGAATGGGAGCATGTGGTAAAATTGCCATTCGTAAACACACAGAAGCTTGTGAAAGCAGCTCAAAAGGCTAACCCGGGATTGAAATACAGCTCCCTATATAAGTAGGTCCAATCCATACATTATAACAAAACCATAGGAACAAAAAAGGGCATGTGTATGTATACCAGAAATTGCCATAAGATACATTGTCTGATGTTCAAACGGACGGTATCTGATACCGCAATCTTAAGGTCAATTTACCAGGTACACTAACACACAACCCGTACTGTGTGAGAGCATAGCAGAAAACTTCAAACTTCCATCTAATTATATCACAACTATTGGCTTTAGAAAAGGATTAGTGTCATATGACATCTGACTTTTATCTATTCATCAAAGAATCTAACGCTTATTGGATACTAATACCTTGCGTTACACATTGACAATAAACTTTCACTTCAGGTCACACCTTTCACTAGAATGTTTTCTGTTGAATCAATAATCATAGATACAACAATAAGACACATTAGTAACACATATCAGCATTATGTAGAACCATCAATGCCGCGCTATAACAATTAGGACTATATTTGAACCTCAGATTAACATTTGAATGTATTTAAAAGTTTAAAACTGTAAAGATATACAATCGTATGCACATGGTGTATCCTGATGGACACAGTGGATGGAGCGTCGAGTTCAACCTCGATCGCAGCAATGATGCACATCCAAAAGATGAATCTTCGGAACAGGCGTACACCAATGGCTTGGACGATGAAAAGAAAGTGATGACAGTCACCCCGGGATTACATTGCGGTCCAGCAGGACGGAGAACATTGATCAAGTGGATAGAAGGTAGGTTATAGTATACTAGTTACTATGATTGCAGACAATTATAAAATGCGGAAGAAGGCGCATCATGTTAACCCAGGCGTGCGGGCTTGCAAGCTTTGGCAAGATTCACAAGGATTCTCCGAACCTGTATGTCAATGTCTTCCATTTACCTACGTTGCAGATAGCAAAAGCTATAGTTGAATTGTTAAGGCTAAACGGTGTCACAGctaatgtaacatataaagaTGTTTTTGAAAACCATCTCTGCAAATTATTTTCAACGCTCATCAAGAAGTCGCCGGACGATAGAGAAAGGCATGTCATATTAcgcaaaatataaacatctCAGATTGATCACGCTAACAGAAAAAATGATGTCAATGTTTCAAGTAACACAAATACAACCTCTTATCTGTGATGTATTGGTTAAATTAGACGAAATACCACAGTTCGCCATGATAAAACTACTTGACAAAACGTCATCAGCAGAAAATTTCTTCAAGGTATGGTTTATAAGGTTATCCCAGAATTATGTCTATACAGATTGCACCAATGACTGTGAAAAGGAAAATATTGGCGGCTTCACCAGAAAGGTTGTATGACATCGTGTCACCGCTTATAGAAGATGCATTATTTCTCCTAGATCTCGGGGTAACTGATGTGGCATCATTcttatacaatatatagatCCTAGAAGATGATATGAAAGAAACGAAATTGTATACGGGATATCATAAGAAATATACCCATATAATAGAAACAATAGTAGAACTTATTGGGCCGCCCAAAACACAATGCTCCAAGACAATATACTTTTTAGTTCAACAGATCATAAGGGTGATGTTCATGAGAAGCGTGCTTACTGCAAAATCTTCAagaaataaaataaaagaTATAGAATACGAAATCGGGTTTGAACATGTGGTCTTTGATTCTGTCAAATTCCATATGATCAACAATGAGGACGATGATCCGTATGCTGTATACAGGAGATATGCAGAAATGTCTGTATGCATAGTCTACAATCTAGAGAAAAACGCAGATGAAACCGTTAGAAGCGTTAGTGAGATCAAATGTCCAGGCAACGGAGCATGGAATCTGAGTGCCATTCGACATTCAATAACGGTGACATACCAAGAAAAGTATATGTTACAACCAAACGAAATAATGGCTTTAGAA
Proteins encoded in this region:
- a CDS encoding XRN 5'-3' exonuclease N-terminus family protein — its product is MQMFLIVELLALVIAICQAISISSRNVNAVNETKHRKAYALSFITPSSCSRQNGAIIPKRWDGTRCRDVKCYGVPRMFYWLLDNFGSFKSGLEKVIERRPVDHLYMDMNAVIHVATHGNISPVVQMANEQRLRRITSAIEMMFDIVRPRKMLYMAVDGVCPTAKINQQRGRRFLTSKNVDPLADICSAVSAEDGYTYIAKRLPFDEYDNVSFNPNYISPGTDFMKIVDSEISNWLALKTEEGFFGKCMVTYNGVTVPGEGEHKIFQCIRKMNKVCKRSRKDVHLVYGLDADLMMLSMAVKMPNIKVLREERNYAPHVVSKKKGEPYFSTDTGIVHLHKWDFIDLKKTHFEVASLHSLRKRMYERCWGYIMRKYGPSSSSFLNRPEAPYRITDDFVLLSFLAGNDFLPRLPTVDLANDSFKQMLVTYYGLMHKWQGFLTDGSKIHVPRLQTLFKSLAKHEMEWFKEKGIIEGVPEYSDRKLYADYYHENKCQVDSKANVKKMCIDYIKGLFWILIYYHHDCPSWDWSYRYHYAPLVSDLAEVPNIEVTFNKGGPITPLEHLLAVSPPNNTELLPPSYRKLSASTGELRQYFPTEFEINEDGRIHEWEHVVKLPFVNTQKLVKAAQKANPGLKYSSLYKNKKGHVYVYQKLP